Genomic window (Sinorhizobium sojae CCBAU 05684):
CCGGTGCGGAGCGCCGTTGCCAGAGCTTCGCGGTCCGCATGCGGCGGAAGCCTTGCGCCTGCGGTGATAGCGGACCAGGTGCGCTCCTTGTAGAAGAGCTTGGCGGCGGCGTGCTCGATCGCTGCCGCGTGTTCAGCCGTAATTGTTTGCCGCTCCACGAAGCGCCGCAGTGTTACCCGGACGTTGACGAGGGGAAGGCTGAGTGGCAGGTAACCGAGTTCTTCCGGCGCATGCAGTAGTGCCACATCGGAATCGTCTGCGGTCTCTCCCGCCGCGTATTGGTGATAGATTGCGCCGATCCCGACCATGCCGAAGACGGCGCATTCGGCGGCGCGCAGGGCCCCCATGCTCGCCGCGCCAAGAACGGCAACGCCTTGTGACAGCGCGAACAGGATTTCCTTGTGCCAGACCGGCGCGACATGCTCGAAATTCCCGTCGACAAGGCCAATTGCAGTGGCGCCGTCGCGCGCGGCGCGGAGTATATCACCCTGCCGGGCGGGCGGGCGAATGACGATCGCCTCGCCGGCCATTTGCGCGGCATCGGGAACCGTT
Coding sequences:
- a CDS encoding TfuA-like protein, encoding MKVVFVGPTVPDAAQMAGEAIVIRPPARQGDILRAARDGATAIGLVDGNFEHVAPVWHKEILFALSQGVAVLGAASMGALRAAECAVFGMVGIGAIYHQYAAGETADDSDVALLHAPEELGYLPLSLPLVNVRVTLRRFVERQTITAEHAAAIEHAAAKLFYKERTWSAITAGARLPPHADREALATALRTGYVDQKRKDALELLDALNLMSAADESRLRWTFNATSLWTRLHDRI